In a genomic window of Methanocalculus natronophilus:
- a CDS encoding PAS domain S-box protein — MTGSPPSPLIYIDDEQALLDLGKIFLERSGHFSVDTEVDPEKGLKRILSGEYDAVISDFQMPVLDGISLLKEIRSRGSKIPFIIFTGKGREDVVIEALNSGADFYLQKGGDPGSQFAELAKKVEHAIARRRAEEELLRKNEELAAAEEELRVQLDDLIATQNDLRQSRDLFRTFIDHSYDAIFIHDQTGRVLDVNETMLTMYRITREEALRFTIEDYSGSSYDTDEIQVLWNSVLAGEDQLFPWVARRPLDDTLFDVEVFLTRAEMNGEFYILAFIRDMGDRKTAEREAADTREWLTRIIDTLPDPTFVVDAGGVVTAWNQAIEEMTGVSADEMIGKGDYAYAIPFYGKRRPVLIDIARGEDGDTSTYSIIRQEKGVIEAETETALPRGGRTVLWARAVPLLDGHGKCAGAIETIRDITVIHEERAKLRENREKYQNLVENLTEIVYTLDTEGRITYVSPNVKNRTGLRGTELIGRSIFDFVALDDRERQHEQFQRVLAGEEIVAEFPATGMDAGTRWMRTTARPEIEDGAVTRVHGILIDITDLKQVEEALRESEEMYRSLIENLSEIVYTLDTDGRITYISPNVEALGGYPPEALLGRQFTDFVHPDDVSERMPQFGKVLSGSGETTEYRLIGVDGRVAWMRTAAQPLIRDGEVVGVAGLLADITDRRNAEDEIRLHLGRTEVLLGLYQKSDATIRELTAYALDGARRMTESEYSFVALLSPDASLLSIHAWSEEVLADCRIAASPVEFSVHESGLLGEAVRTGKPVLVNDYSSGHPASHGYPKGHVPISRFLSVPISDGARIRALLAVANKEGAYTDDDLNALMTLGNMLSGIIERKKTEHALQESEERFRRLSENAGDIIYRIDLLPAPCFTYVNPMIQVITGYGPEEFYADPGLLQAIIHPEDNFSRNELLNRLGELIVTRLVRRDGEVIWVEQKNVPVYDADGNLVAIEGIARDITAAKKNEEKLAWNAAAIADANRKLNLMTGITRHDIANQLTVLNGYLTLAGDTLKDTETLSLYLAKMEEATERIRRQIEFTREYQDLGVAAPDWQRLSGVIGEHGTARIPVVDETDAISIFADPLLPKVFANLMENTERYAAGATRVRVWCRRDNGDLLVLWEDDGPGIPAEEKEQIFLRGYGKNTGLGLFFIREILGITGITITEDGVPGDGARFVIRVPEGGWRRG; from the coding sequence ATGACTGGCTCACCCCCCTCTCCCCTCATCTATATCGACGATGAGCAGGCCCTCCTCGATCTTGGAAAGATCTTTCTTGAGCGATCCGGGCATTTCTCGGTAGATACCGAGGTTGATCCGGAAAAAGGGCTGAAACGCATTCTCTCCGGGGAATACGATGCAGTCATATCAGACTTTCAGATGCCGGTGCTGGATGGCATCTCCCTTTTAAAAGAGATCCGGAGCAGGGGATCGAAGATCCCCTTCATCATCTTCACCGGGAAGGGCCGGGAGGATGTGGTGATCGAGGCCTTAAACAGTGGTGCGGATTTCTACCTGCAGAAAGGGGGAGATCCGGGATCCCAGTTTGCCGAACTCGCCAAGAAGGTGGAGCATGCCATTGCACGGCGGCGTGCAGAAGAGGAACTCCTGAGAAAGAACGAGGAGCTTGCAGCAGCAGAAGAAGAGCTGAGAGTACAGCTTGACGATCTGATCGCCACACAGAACGATCTCCGCCAGTCCCGTGATCTCTTCCGTACCTTCATCGATCATTCGTATGACGCTATCTTTATCCACGATCAAACCGGGCGTGTCCTTGACGTGAACGAGACGATGCTGACAATGTACCGGATCACCCGGGAGGAGGCGCTTCGGTTTACCATCGAAGATTACTCAGGCTCCTCTTATGATACCGATGAAATTCAGGTTTTATGGAACTCGGTGCTTGCGGGGGAAGATCAGCTCTTTCCCTGGGTTGCCAGGCGGCCTCTTGACGATACGCTCTTTGATGTCGAGGTTTTCCTGACCAGGGCCGAGATGAATGGAGAGTTCTATATCCTGGCTTTTATCAGGGATATGGGTGATCGGAAGACGGCGGAGAGGGAAGCAGCAGATACCCGGGAATGGCTTACCCGGATCATCGATACCCTGCCGGATCCGACGTTTGTCGTCGATGCAGGCGGGGTGGTGACTGCATGGAACCAGGCGATCGAGGAGATGACCGGTGTGTCTGCAGACGAGATGATCGGGAAAGGCGATTATGCCTATGCGATCCCCTTCTATGGGAAGAGGAGACCGGTTCTGATCGATATTGCCCGTGGAGAGGACGGGGATACAAGCACCTACTCGATCATCCGCCAGGAGAAGGGTGTCATTGAGGCTGAGACCGAGACGGCACTTCCACGCGGAGGAAGAACGGTCCTCTGGGCACGGGCAGTGCCTCTCCTTGATGGACACGGGAAATGTGCCGGTGCGATAGAGACGATCCGGGATATCACCGTTATTCATGAAGAACGGGCAAAACTCCGTGAAAACAGGGAGAAGTACCAGAACCTGGTCGAGAACCTGACCGAGATCGTCTACACACTGGATACTGAGGGACGGATCACCTATGTCTCACCGAATGTCAAAAACCGTACCGGCCTGAGAGGCACTGAGCTGATTGGGAGATCCATCTTTGATTTTGTTGCTTTGGATGACCGGGAGAGGCAGCATGAACAATTCCAGAGGGTGCTTGCCGGCGAGGAGATCGTGGCTGAATTCCCTGCTACCGGAATGGATGCCGGGACACGGTGGATGAGGACAACTGCACGGCCGGAAATTGAGGATGGGGCGGTAACCCGTGTTCATGGCATCCTTATTGATATCACAGATCTGAAACAGGTTGAAGAAGCTCTCCGCGAGAGCGAAGAGATGTACCGAAGCCTGATCGAGAATCTCTCCGAGATCGTCTACACACTGGATACTGATGGGCGGATCACCTATATCTCACCGAATGTCGAGGCGCTTGGAGGATATCCGCCTGAAGCGCTCCTTGGCAGACAATTTACTGATTTTGTCCACCCTGATGACGTCAGCGAGAGAATGCCTCAGTTTGGGAAGGTGCTCTCCGGTTCCGGGGAGACGACTGAGTACCGGCTCATCGGCGTGGACGGGCGGGTTGCCTGGATGAGGACAGCGGCGCAGCCACTGATCAGGGATGGGGAGGTGGTCGGGGTGGCCGGTCTCCTGGCAGATATTACAGATCGCAGGAATGCGGAGGACGAGATCCGGCTTCACCTTGGCCGGACCGAGGTGCTTCTCGGCCTCTACCAGAAGAGCGATGCAACCATCAGGGAGCTTACGGCGTATGCTCTTGATGGTGCACGGAGAATGACTGAATCGGAGTATTCATTTGTGGCGTTGCTGAGCCCTGATGCATCCCTGCTCTCTATCCATGCATGGTCAGAGGAGGTGCTTGCTGACTGCCGGATTGCAGCATCGCCTGTAGAATTTTCTGTTCATGAATCCGGACTTCTGGGTGAGGCGGTCAGGACAGGAAAGCCTGTCCTCGTCAATGACTATAGCAGTGGCCACCCCGCAAGCCACGGGTATCCCAAAGGGCATGTCCCGATTTCACGGTTTCTCTCAGTTCCGATCTCTGATGGAGCGCGTATACGGGCGCTGCTTGCGGTTGCAAATAAAGAGGGGGCATATACTGATGATGATCTCAATGCACTGATGACGCTTGGGAATATGCTCTCCGGGATTATTGAGCGGAAAAAGACTGAACATGCACTGCAGGAGAGCGAGGAGCGGTTCCGGCGGCTTTCAGAGAATGCCGGGGATATCATCTACAGAATTGATCTCCTGCCAGCACCCTGCTTTACGTATGTCAACCCCATGATCCAGGTGATCACCGGGTATGGTCCTGAGGAGTTTTATGCCGACCCCGGACTTCTCCAGGCAATCATCCACCCTGAGGACAATTTCTCACGCAATGAGCTTTTGAACAGACTCGGTGAGCTTATTGTCACCCGTCTTGTCAGGCGGGACGGCGAGGTGATCTGGGTTGAGCAGAAGAATGTGCCGGTATATGATGCAGACGGAAATCTCGTTGCGATTGAAGGGATTGCCCGCGATATTACCGCTGCAAAAAAGAATGAGGAGAAACTGGCGTGGAATGCAGCCGCCATTGCAGATGCCAACCGGAAGCTGAACCTGATGACCGGGATCACCCGGCACGATATCGCAAACCAGCTCACGGTCTTAAACGGGTACCTGACGCTTGCCGGGGATACTTTGAAGGATACTGAAACACTGTCCCTCTACCTGGCAAAGATGGAAGAGGCAACAGAGCGTATCCGCCGTCAGATCGAGTTTACCCGCGAGTACCAGGATCTCGGGGTGGCTGCACCGGACTGGCAGCGTCTCTCCGGGGTGATTGGCGAGCATGGAACTGCCAGAATCCCGGTGGTTGATGAGACTGATGCCATCTCAATCTTTGCAGATCCCCTGCTGCCAAAGGTCTTTGCAAACCTGATGGAGAATACCGAACGGTACGCAGCGGGGGCAACACGCGTCCGGGTCTGGTGCAGGAGGGATAATGGTGACCTGCTGGTTCTCTGGGAAGATGATGGCCCTGGTATTCCGGCTGAAGAGAAGGAGCAGATCTTTCTGCGTGGGTATGGGAAGAACACCGGGCTTGGGCTCTTCTTTATCCGCGAGATCCTTGGGATCACAGGCATCACCATCACCGAAGACGGTGTGCCGGGCGATGGTGCACGGTTTGTGATCCGGGTCCCGGAGGGCGGGTGGCGCCGGGGGTAG
- the thsA gene encoding thermosome subunit alpha: MQYGQGQPGFQADGSIYREGTEQTKGNDALGRNISAAKAVAAAIRTTLGPHGMDKMLVDSIGDVVITNDGITILQEMEIEHPAARMMVEIAKVQDSEAGDGTTTAVVMGGELLKMAEDLIEKDVHPTVIAEGYRMAQEKAEELLPGISFEVRPDDTHLLTAIAKTAMTGKGAETVRDELSEIIVEAVRTQEKQNGTCDPADIKIEKRIGGSAEDSTLIDGYLLDKERLNPSMPESVSDAKILLLNAALELRQTETDAGIEITDPSQMQEFLRKEEEMERIQVDRIIATGADVVFCQKGIDEFSEKQLAKAGIFALRRVKKSDIERLREATGATIVSSPEALSADDLGFAGLVQEQKIAGQSMVIVSKCKNPGAVSILVSGGSDHVVDELIRAVDDGVRVVCSALLEKTAVPGGGAAEIELSHQLREFGLTVGGRSQLAIEAFADALLTIPRTLAENAGLDPIDMVMDLRTAHQQGGSMHGLDLETGTPMNMQEAGVCEPLRVKSQAISSAAEAAGMILRVDEIIAASKNQMPGDDEMAQLAQMGQMGGMPMM, encoded by the coding sequence ATGCAGTATGGACAAGGGCAGCCTGGTTTCCAGGCAGATGGCAGTATCTATCGTGAAGGAACAGAACAAACCAAAGGAAACGATGCTTTGGGCCGGAATATCAGTGCAGCAAAAGCAGTTGCAGCCGCCATCAGGACAACGCTTGGTCCGCATGGGATGGATAAGATGCTGGTCGACTCAATAGGAGACGTCGTCATAACAAATGACGGCATCACGATCCTCCAGGAGATGGAGATCGAACACCCGGCAGCCAGGATGATGGTTGAGATCGCAAAAGTCCAGGACAGCGAGGCGGGTGACGGCACAACGACTGCTGTTGTCATGGGCGGTGAACTGCTCAAAATGGCCGAGGACTTAATCGAGAAAGATGTCCATCCGACAGTTATTGCTGAAGGCTACCGGATGGCCCAGGAGAAGGCAGAAGAGCTCCTTCCGGGGATCTCGTTTGAGGTTCGCCCGGATGACACCCATCTTCTGACGGCGATTGCAAAGACGGCAATGACCGGCAAGGGTGCTGAAACGGTGAGGGATGAACTCTCCGAAATCATTGTCGAGGCGGTCAGAACACAGGAGAAGCAAAATGGAACCTGTGATCCAGCGGATATCAAAATTGAGAAGCGGATCGGAGGATCTGCAGAAGACTCCACGCTTATTGATGGATATCTCCTTGATAAGGAGCGCCTGAACCCCTCGATGCCCGAATCCGTATCTGATGCAAAGATCCTCCTGCTGAATGCTGCTCTTGAGTTGAGGCAGACCGAGACTGATGCCGGGATAGAGATCACAGATCCCAGCCAGATGCAGGAATTCCTCAGGAAAGAAGAGGAGATGGAGAGAATACAGGTCGATCGTATCATCGCAACCGGAGCAGACGTGGTCTTCTGTCAGAAAGGAATTGATGAATTTTCAGAGAAGCAACTCGCAAAAGCAGGCATCTTTGCCCTTCGCCGGGTAAAAAAATCTGATATTGAGCGTCTCAGGGAAGCAACCGGTGCAACGATCGTCTCATCCCCGGAAGCGCTCTCAGCAGACGATCTCGGGTTTGCCGGGTTGGTTCAGGAGCAGAAGATCGCCGGTCAGTCGATGGTTATCGTCTCAAAATGCAAAAACCCCGGTGCGGTCTCAATTCTTGTCAGCGGAGGATCAGATCATGTCGTTGATGAACTGATCCGGGCTGTTGATGACGGCGTGCGTGTCGTCTGTTCGGCTCTTCTTGAGAAGACGGCCGTTCCTGGCGGAGGTGCGGCTGAAATTGAACTCTCCCACCAGCTCCGTGAGTTTGGGCTCACAGTCGGCGGACGGAGTCAGCTTGCCATTGAGGCATTTGCAGATGCGCTGCTCACCATTCCCCGGACACTGGCTGAGAATGCAGGTCTGGATCCAATTGATATGGTCATGGATCTCCGGACAGCCCATCAACAGGGAGGCAGCATGCACGGCCTTGATCTGGAGACTGGAACACCCATGAATATGCAGGAGGCAGGCGTGTGTGAGCCGCTTCGTGTCAAGAGCCAGGCGATCTCCTCAGCAGCCGAGGCGGCTGGTATGATTCTCAGGGTAGACGAGATTATTGCCGCATCCAAAAACCAGATGCCGGGCGACGATGAGATGGCGCAGCTGGCACAGATGGGACAGATGGGCGGCATGCCGATGATGTAG
- a CDS encoding redoxin domain-containing protein, giving the protein MYRLRIRNYQASWRYAYYPEEQEKNHMDFAAQPPMVRPGVSARSFQLKDQHDATWSLLEHHQKRVLLSFHPLAWTDKCAAQMLSLEENRRAFEDLNTVAVGISVDSVPCKRAWAQSLGITHTPLLCDFFPQGFAARLYGLFRESNGFCERANVIVEQDQTVSFSKVYPIHSVPDIQEILKHLKSL; this is encoded by the coding sequence TTGTACCGTCTGCGTATCCGGAACTACCAGGCATCCTGGCGCTATGCTTATTACCCGGAAGAGCAGGAGAAGAATCATATGGACTTTGCCGCACAGCCACCAATGGTTCGTCCAGGCGTTTCTGCCCGTTCGTTCCAGCTCAAAGATCAGCATGACGCGACATGGAGTCTCCTTGAGCATCATCAGAAACGGGTGCTCCTCTCGTTCCATCCGCTTGCCTGGACAGACAAGTGTGCTGCCCAGATGCTCTCACTTGAAGAGAACAGGAGAGCATTTGAGGACCTGAATACGGTCGCAGTCGGTATCAGTGTCGATTCAGTACCGTGCAAACGGGCATGGGCACAGAGCCTCGGCATCACACATACCCCGCTCCTCTGCGACTTTTTCCCGCAGGGTTTTGCCGCCCGGCTCTATGGCCTCTTCCGCGAATCAAACGGGTTCTGCGAACGTGCAAACGTTATTGTGGAGCAGGACCAGACCGTCTCCTTCAGCAAGGTCTATCCAATCCACAGCGTCCCGGACATCCAGGAGATTCTGAAGCATCTGAAGAGCCTGTGA
- a CDS encoding type IV pilin: MNGNRENDAVSPVVGTIVLVAVAILVAVIVSHVAFSTTGVLESPKIAAVTVEFTDDSYLYFRGGGDLRSLSSVTLTGDGRAGAYVFADADDPDLKARYPERETVTVTDPDNVIQEIVDAVRDEYDKGNPVVVVDLQENGESLYAIAFPQDGVLPGPFAPGYTIPIFPGIDMLEDPRRQNRIVVTGTWPDGVSVVLFSKMYVDPES, encoded by the coding sequence ATGAACGGGAACAGAGAGAATGATGCGGTATCGCCTGTTGTCGGTACAATAGTGCTTGTTGCAGTTGCCATACTCGTTGCAGTCATTGTCTCTCACGTTGCGTTCTCGACCACCGGAGTGCTTGAATCGCCAAAAATTGCCGCGGTGACTGTTGAGTTCACGGATGATTCCTACCTGTATTTCCGGGGCGGGGGGGATCTCCGGAGCCTTTCGTCGGTTACACTGACGGGCGACGGGAGAGCCGGGGCTTATGTCTTTGCGGATGCAGATGATCCCGATCTCAAAGCCAGGTATCCTGAGAGGGAGACTGTAACTGTGACAGATCCGGACAATGTTATCCAGGAGATCGTCGATGCAGTCCGGGATGAATATGACAAAGGCAATCCCGTGGTGGTTGTGGATCTCCAGGAAAATGGTGAAAGCCTCTATGCAATTGCCTTTCCCCAGGATGGGGTGCTGCCGGGGCCGTTTGCTCCCGGCTATACAATCCCGATCTTTCCCGGGATCGATATGCTTGAAGACCCACGCCGCCAGAACCGGATCGTCGTCACCGGCACCTGGCCGGACGGAGTCAGTGTCGTTCTCTTCTCAAAGATGTATGTTGATCCCGAATCATAA
- a CDS encoding DUF883 family protein — protein sequence MTTEKETEAGVPDIKELKADAAAAFEEAAKKLKNTRSKLDGEELEALVLDLEDKLRSLAPEAIPTRSELEQTARKVVQDAEQTIQTVAEKEAKVMKERVQTVESFVSDHPVASIAIAAGTGFLVGLIAAKLR from the coding sequence ATGACAACTGAGAAAGAGACTGAGGCAGGAGTACCTGATATCAAAGAGCTGAAAGCCGATGCGGCAGCGGCATTTGAAGAGGCTGCAAAGAAGCTGAAGAACACCCGGTCAAAGCTTGATGGCGAGGAACTTGAAGCCCTCGTGCTTGATCTTGAAGACAAACTCAGGAGCCTTGCACCAGAGGCAATCCCGACCCGGTCGGAGCTTGAGCAGACTGCGAGAAAAGTCGTGCAGGATGCAGAGCAGACCATACAAACCGTCGCCGAAAAAGAGGCCAAAGTCATGAAGGAGCGGGTTCAGACGGTCGAGAGTTTCGTCTCCGATCACCCGGTCGCATCCATTGCAATTGCTGCTGGAACCGGGTTTCTCGTCGGCCTGATCGCAGCAAAGCTCAGGTAA
- a CDS encoding sensor histidine kinase, whose product MKKRDLVGILACSNLEEEVQLALRNSGYANVRTVFFDPHCSMPLPEWKMAFKEAYEALSAVVDSVCLLSCGCSSPVPEIGYSAHLRSPDVFLTRSELRSLSVPGAYMISSGYAGRHCSSIPFQISPQQEEATRPDTGIRRLIHLRTRDDGNADAGASELAAHLSVPLETLPVDADLFQARLRETLGSLETDALRKKGIEQLRNCEEQVADYTMAFDLLKEIAAAATEKEVVRQIDSLFRLLFSPDTLDHMETPFEEGTSGLILPVAYGHEVLLWYRLDHFAHPEFLDRYRNTAEVLLPVLGLAIRNARVYQRLLDANVEKDKEIAARKEAQEALSLANKKLNILTAITRHDILNDVMVAAGYLYLASDIPVPEEVKSYFQKMEEQITAIQRKVEFTRDYQDMGAQRPNWQDIGAYVDSIAPNILKGSTLSLQNELEGLEIYADPMLGKVVHNLCQNAVFHAASATYLRFFAEVDGDDCVIIVSDNGPGVVDAKKKSIFKPAFGRSHGFGLYLVSEILSITKITITENGTAGAGAAFHIRVPPGAWRRVGSSPDS is encoded by the coding sequence ATGAAGAAGAGAGACCTGGTTGGCATCCTTGCATGCAGCAATCTTGAGGAAGAGGTACAGCTTGCCCTTCGGAATTCAGGGTACGCGAATGTCAGGACCGTCTTCTTTGATCCCCATTGCAGTATGCCGCTTCCTGAGTGGAAGATGGCATTTAAAGAGGCATATGAGGCGCTGTCGGCAGTTGTTGATTCGGTCTGTCTCCTCAGCTGCGGCTGCTCATCCCCGGTTCCTGAGATCGGCTATTCTGCCCATCTCCGCTCTCCAGACGTCTTCCTGACACGGAGTGAGCTCCGCTCTCTCTCCGTACCGGGAGCCTACATGATCTCCTCCGGCTATGCAGGGAGGCATTGTTCATCAATTCCCTTCCAGATATCCCCGCAGCAGGAGGAGGCGACGCGTCCTGATACCGGGATCAGGCGGCTCATTCATCTCAGGACCCGTGATGATGGGAATGCTGATGCCGGTGCCAGCGAGCTCGCGGCCCACCTCTCTGTACCACTTGAAACATTGCCTGTTGACGCTGACCTTTTCCAGGCCCGCCTCAGGGAAACCCTTGGATCCCTTGAGACGGATGCACTCAGGAAAAAGGGGATAGAGCAGCTGAGGAACTGCGAAGAGCAGGTTGCAGATTATACAATGGCATTTGATCTCCTGAAGGAGATTGCGGCGGCAGCCACGGAAAAGGAGGTGGTCAGGCAAATTGACAGTCTCTTCAGGCTTCTCTTCTCACCAGATACCCTTGATCATATGGAGACTCCATTTGAAGAAGGGACTTCCGGGCTTATTTTACCGGTTGCGTATGGTCATGAGGTGCTTCTCTGGTACAGGCTCGATCACTTCGCACATCCCGAATTCCTTGACAGGTACAGGAATACTGCTGAAGTCCTCCTCCCGGTTCTTGGGCTTGCGATCAGGAATGCCCGTGTTTACCAGCGGCTTCTGGATGCGAATGTAGAGAAGGATAAAGAGATTGCTGCAAGAAAGGAGGCTCAGGAAGCTCTTTCTCTTGCGAATAAGAAGCTGAACATCCTGACTGCGATCACACGCCACGATATACTCAACGATGTCATGGTGGCAGCCGGATATCTCTACCTCGCCTCGGATATCCCGGTACCTGAAGAGGTAAAGAGTTATTTCCAAAAGATGGAAGAGCAGATAACTGCGATCCAGAGGAAGGTTGAGTTCACCCGTGACTACCAGGATATGGGTGCACAGCGCCCGAACTGGCAGGATATTGGTGCATATGTCGATTCAATAGCCCCGAATATCCTGAAGGGTTCGACTCTTTCTCTTCAGAACGAGCTTGAAGGACTGGAGATTTATGCTGATCCGATGCTTGGCAAGGTGGTTCATAATCTCTGCCAGAATGCTGTCTTCCATGCTGCGTCTGCAACCTATCTCCGGTTTTTTGCTGAGGTGGATGGCGATGACTGCGTGATCATTGTTTCTGATAATGGTCCCGGTGTTGTGGATGCAAAGAAGAAATCAATCTTCAAACCGGCATTTGGGAGAAGCCATGGCTTTGGTCTCTATCTTGTATCCGAGATTCTTTCAATAACCAAAATCACCATTACAGAAAATGGAACCGCCGGAGCGGGAGCTGCATTCCATATCAGGGTGCCTCCGGGTGCCTGGAGGAGGGTAGGGAGTTCTCCTGACAGCTGA
- a CDS encoding uroporphyrinogen decarboxylase family protein — MSSEEMTSLERTLAALSHKEPDRVPLFLNLTMHGARELGISIREYFGNVDHVVRGQELLMKKYGNDCLTGFCYGAAEVEAFGGSVRFYENGPPNAGAPIIRDPEAISSLEVPDPADCPPLQRVLKATRVLADRYGDSVPVAGVAISPFSLPVMQLGFSRYLDLLLADDPLFWDLMEVNGEFCTTWANLQVEAGATAVVYFDPITSPTIIPPGVARRTGCIIAREIIPTIRSGVAYHLASGRCLAIADELKASGAVALGVSALEDLSLLKKTFGGDMALIGNLDGISMRRWSHQEAEAMVSEAVSQAAPGGGFILSDNHGEIPWQVGDSVLRAIADAARTYGRYPIA; from the coding sequence ATGAGCAGCGAAGAGATGACATCACTTGAACGGACGCTTGCTGCCCTCTCCCACAAAGAGCCGGATCGGGTTCCGCTCTTCCTGAATCTTACGATGCACGGTGCTCGTGAGCTTGGCATATCGATCCGGGAATATTTTGGGAATGTTGACCATGTGGTTAGGGGCCAGGAGCTCCTGATGAAGAAGTACGGCAACGACTGCCTCACCGGTTTCTGTTATGGGGCGGCTGAAGTGGAGGCATTCGGGGGGAGTGTCAGGTTCTATGAGAACGGTCCTCCGAATGCCGGAGCTCCGATTATCCGGGATCCTGAAGCGATCTCTTCTCTTGAGGTGCCGGATCCGGCAGACTGCCCCCCGCTACAACGGGTGCTGAAGGCGACACGGGTCCTGGCAGACCGGTATGGTGACTCTGTTCCGGTTGCTGGTGTTGCAATCTCTCCATTCTCTCTTCCTGTGATGCAGCTTGGCTTCTCACGCTATCTTGATCTCCTCCTTGCGGATGATCCGCTCTTTTGGGATCTGATGGAGGTGAATGGTGAGTTCTGTACCACGTGGGCGAATCTCCAGGTAGAAGCCGGGGCAACCGCTGTTGTTTACTTTGATCCAATCACATCCCCGACGATCATCCCTCCCGGAGTTGCCAGGCGAACCGGTTGCATTATCGCCCGCGAGATCATTCCGACAATCAGGAGCGGGGTGGCATACCACCTTGCCTCAGGCCGCTGCCTTGCAATTGCAGACGAACTAAAAGCCTCCGGGGCGGTTGCCCTCGGTGTCTCGGCACTTGAGGACCTCAGTCTCCTGAAAAAGACGTTTGGCGGGGATATGGCACTCATCGGAAATCTGGATGGTATTTCAATGAGGAGATGGTCGCACCAGGAGGCAGAAGCCATGGTCAGCGAGGCAGTATCACAGGCGGCGCCTGGAGGTGGTTTTATCCTCTCAGATAATCATGGCGAGATCCCCTGGCAGGTCGGTGATTCTGTACTCAGGGCGATCGCAGATGCTGCCAGAACCTATGGGAGATACCCGATCGCATGA
- a CDS encoding cobalamin B12-binding domain-containing protein, with amino-acid sequence MKNGGDGSPVEALESALLRSDRARAREILRGSCNPDDPYSCISTLIEPALRSIGEQWAEGDAALSQIYVSGKICEEYIRSLHVQASGIRQGQPRIGIAVIEDFHTLGKETVLAALRSSGYHVEDYGAGLTATEILELIRRDNIEVLFLSALMLRAALEVRHLADALHEEGIPVRLIVGGAPFLFDEQLWQEVGADAFAHDAAEAVDLVGGGEE; translated from the coding sequence ATGAAGAACGGAGGCGACGGTTCTCCGGTAGAGGCGCTTGAATCAGCCCTTCTCAGGTCTGATCGCGCACGTGCCAGGGAGATCCTGAGGGGAAGCTGCAATCCCGATGATCCGTATTCTTGCATATCCACCCTGATTGAGCCTGCTCTCAGGTCTATTGGAGAACAATGGGCAGAGGGTGATGCCGCTCTTTCTCAGATCTACGTGAGCGGGAAGATATGCGAGGAGTACATCAGGAGCCTTCATGTTCAGGCATCCGGGATACGGCAGGGACAGCCAAGGATTGGTATTGCAGTAATTGAGGATTTCCACACCCTTGGAAAAGAGACGGTGCTTGCCGCACTGCGAAGCTCCGGGTACCACGTGGAGGACTATGGTGCCGGTCTGACTGCAACTGAAATTCTCGAACTGATCAGGCGGGATAACATCGAAGTGCTCTTTCTATCGGCACTGATGCTCCGGGCGGCTCTCGAGGTGCGGCACCTGGCAGATGCACTCCATGAGGAGGGAATACCGGTCAGGTTGATCGTCGGAGGAGCGCCTTTCCTCTTTGATGAGCAGCTCTGGCAGGAGGTTGGGGCAGATGCCTTTGCCCATGATGCGGCAGAAGCTGTGGATCTTGTGGGAGGAGGGGAAGAATGA
- a CDS encoding zinc ribbon-containing protein, protein MTVKCGDIPGAGRYVCKKCRKAIELADGEAVYPCPKCKFCEYREG, encoded by the coding sequence ATGACAGTAAAGTGTGGTGACATTCCCGGTGCAGGACGATATGTCTGCAAGAAGTGCAGGAAAGCAATTGAACTGGCAGATGGTGAGGCGGTCTATCCGTGCCCGAAATGCAAATTCTGTGAGTACCGAGAGGGTTAA